One Setaria viridis chromosome 5, Setaria_viridis_v4.0, whole genome shotgun sequence genomic region harbors:
- the LOC117857311 gene encoding phytochromobilin:ferredoxin oxidoreductase, chloroplastic isoform X2 — protein sequence MRIVFVVLGKYATEADVTGESSWMEMERSLARVRVAFPHSSLSLSSLPIPAPSPCSRIPVCHLGAEMSGGSGGLGAGFSYQKFVHVALEQTRLRTALAPHPSQVLDFAAFSEPEYDLPIFCANAFTSPARSIVVLDLNPLYDTTEHKDYRGKYYRNLMPLIHKYSELLPWGGKITSESLRFFSPIVIWTILEPTEANHQVLYSAFMDYFKVWLELMDEAVQGTSVEKIDRNREAQHKYLTWRAEKDPGYPLLKKLIGECAAKELVREFLFEGVDSLGTKSFLEYFPEYAQEDGTVNKKRSMVGKSFETRPWDAHGQFVGDAGDG from the exons ATGAGAATAGTTTTTGTAGTTTTGGGAAAATATGCGACGGAGGCTGACGTAACAGGTGAATCTTCTTGGATGGAAATGGAGAGGTCTCTGGCCCGTGTGCGTGTAGCTTTTCCCCACTCTTCCCTGTCTCTCTCATCTCTTCCCATCCCAGCTCCATCTCCTTGCTCCCGCATCCCTGTGTGCCACCTCGGAGCTGAAatgagcggcggcagcggcggcctggGCGCCGGCTTCTCGTACCAGAAGTTCGTCCACGTCGCGCTGGAGCAGACCCGCCTCCGCACCGCCCTCGCCCCTCACCCATCGCAG GTTCTTGACTTTGCTGCCTTCTCAGAACCTGAATACGACCTTCCTATATTTTGTGCCAACGCTTTTACATCTCCTGCGCGTAGTATTGTTGTCTT GGATCTGAATCCTTTGTATGACACCACTGAGCACAAGGATTACAGGGGAAAATACTATAGGAATTTGATGCCTCTTATACACAAATACAGTGAG CTTCTGCCCTGGGGTGGCAAGATTACAAGCGAGTCTCTGAGATTCTTCTCTCCTATTGTTATCTGGACAATACTTGAGCCAACTGAGGCCAACCACCAAGTTCTATACTCTGCCTTCATGGATTACTTCaag GTCTGGCTGGAATTAATGGATGAAGCAGTTCAAGGAACTAGCGTAGAAAAAATTGACCGAAATAGAGAAGCACAGCATAAATATCTCACATGGAGAGCCGAGAAG GATCCTGGTTATCCACTGTTAAAAAAGTTGATTGGTGAATGTGCTGCCAAG GAGTTGGTGAGGGAGTTTCTGTTTGAAGGGGTAGACTCGCTTGGAACAAAGTCATTCTTGGAGTATTTCCCCGAATATGCACAAGAAGATGGGACGGTAAACAAAAAGAGGAGCATGGTGGGGAAATCTTTTGAAACTAGGCCTTGGGATGCCCATGGGCAGTTCGTCGGCGACGCTGGTGATGGATAG
- the LOC117857312 gene encoding probable calcium-binding protein CML10 has product MGKMRMPVPSLFRLGRRSKSPPPQSQQQQQQQAKAEAAPGSPPRTAEEEMARVFRKFDANGDGRISRSELAALFESLGHAASDDELARMMAEADADGDGFISLDEFAALNATVAGDAAAVEEDLRHAFRVFDADGNGTISATELARVLRGLGESASVAQCRRMIEGVDQNGDGLISFEEFKVMMAGGGCFAKIA; this is encoded by the coding sequence ATGGGCAAGATGAGGATGCCCGTGCCCTCCCTGttccgcctcggccgccgctccaagtcgccgccgccgcagtcgcagcagcagcagcagcagcaggccaagGCCGAGGCGGCGCCCGGGTCCCCGCCGcggacggcggaggaggagatggcgcGGGTGTTCCGCAAGTTCGACGCCAACGGCGACGGCCGGATCTCGCGGTCCGAGCTCGCGGCCCTGTTCGAGAGCCTGGGCCACGCCGCCTCCGACGACGAGCTTGCGCGCATGATGGCCGAGGcggacgccgacggcgacggcttcATCAGCCTCGACGAGTTCGCCGCCCTCAACGCCACCGttgccggcgacgccgccgccgtcgaggaggaCCTGCGCCACGCCTTCCGCGTCTTCGACGCCGACGGCAACGGCACCATCTCCGCCACCGAGCTCGCGCGCGTTCTCCGGGGGCTCGGCGAGTCCGCATCCGTCGCACAGTGCAGGCGCATGATCGAGGGCGTCGACCAGAACGGCGACGGCCTCATCTCCTTCGAGGAGTTCAAGGTCATGATGGCCGGGGGCGGATGCTTCGCCAAGATCGCTTAG
- the LOC117857311 gene encoding phytochromobilin:ferredoxin oxidoreductase, chloroplastic isoform X1 encodes MRIVFVVLGKYATEADVTGESSWMEMERSLARVRVAFPHSSLSLSSLPIPAPSPCSRIPVCHLGAEMSGGSGGLGAGFSYQKFVHVALEQTRLRTALAPHPSQEKFKFIKTNEDNTIFNALSFSAPKIRLLRSLTIEQKNSVQVLDFAAFSEPEYDLPIFCANAFTSPARSIVVLDLNPLYDTTEHKDYRGKYYRNLMPLIHKYSELLPWGGKITSESLRFFSPIVIWTILEPTEANHQVLYSAFMDYFKVWLELMDEAVQGTSVEKIDRNREAQHKYLTWRAEKDPGYPLLKKLIGECAAKELVREFLFEGVDSLGTKSFLEYFPEYAQEDGTVNKKRSMVGKSFETRPWDAHGQFVGDAGDG; translated from the exons ATGAGAATAGTTTTTGTAGTTTTGGGAAAATATGCGACGGAGGCTGACGTAACAGGTGAATCTTCTTGGATGGAAATGGAGAGGTCTCTGGCCCGTGTGCGTGTAGCTTTTCCCCACTCTTCCCTGTCTCTCTCATCTCTTCCCATCCCAGCTCCATCTCCTTGCTCCCGCATCCCTGTGTGCCACCTCGGAGCTGAAatgagcggcggcagcggcggcctggGCGCCGGCTTCTCGTACCAGAAGTTCGTCCACGTCGCGCTGGAGCAGACCCGCCTCCGCACCGCCCTCGCCCCTCACCCATCGCAG GAAAAGTTCAAGTTCATAAAAACCAATGAGGATAATACTATTTTCAATGCTCTTTCATTCAGCGCCCCCAAGATTAGATTGCTTCGAAGCCTGACAATTGAGCAGAAAAACTCGGTTCAG GTTCTTGACTTTGCTGCCTTCTCAGAACCTGAATACGACCTTCCTATATTTTGTGCCAACGCTTTTACATCTCCTGCGCGTAGTATTGTTGTCTT GGATCTGAATCCTTTGTATGACACCACTGAGCACAAGGATTACAGGGGAAAATACTATAGGAATTTGATGCCTCTTATACACAAATACAGTGAG CTTCTGCCCTGGGGTGGCAAGATTACAAGCGAGTCTCTGAGATTCTTCTCTCCTATTGTTATCTGGACAATACTTGAGCCAACTGAGGCCAACCACCAAGTTCTATACTCTGCCTTCATGGATTACTTCaag GTCTGGCTGGAATTAATGGATGAAGCAGTTCAAGGAACTAGCGTAGAAAAAATTGACCGAAATAGAGAAGCACAGCATAAATATCTCACATGGAGAGCCGAGAAG GATCCTGGTTATCCACTGTTAAAAAAGTTGATTGGTGAATGTGCTGCCAAG GAGTTGGTGAGGGAGTTTCTGTTTGAAGGGGTAGACTCGCTTGGAACAAAGTCATTCTTGGAGTATTTCCCCGAATATGCACAAGAAGATGGGACGGTAAACAAAAAGAGGAGCATGGTGGGGAAATCTTTTGAAACTAGGCCTTGGGATGCCCATGGGCAGTTCGTCGGCGACGCTGGTGATGGATAG